A single genomic interval of Lacrimispora sphenoides JCM 1415 harbors:
- a CDS encoding YihY/virulence factor BrkB family protein: MIRFLLRCKQIYDKYSRDEMTVYAAQASFFTIIAAFPFMMLLLALIQLIPSITKANLLQLMITIIPSTLEMNSLIVSVIDDLYTNSPAAVLSATAVAAIWSASKGMLSIERGLNRVFGQEKKRNYIVTRIICAVYTIIFMIICLLTLVLLVLGGTIQSFMNHHFPLLAEITQYVLTFRTMLVFMMTICFAVLYTYVPEKKQHFLSQLPGAAFCTLGWIASSFAFSIYFNNFGNYSVMYGSLTAIVLLMLWIYACICILFYGAEINYYYSLNWREHMRS; encoded by the coding sequence ATGATTCGATTCTTATTGCGCTGTAAACAAATCTATGACAAATACAGCAGGGATGAAATGACTGTATATGCAGCCCAGGCCTCCTTCTTCACCATTATAGCAGCATTTCCCTTTATGATGCTTTTACTGGCATTGATACAGCTCATCCCATCTATTACGAAAGCCAATTTACTCCAGCTTATGATTACGATCATCCCAAGTACACTGGAAATGAACAGCTTAATCGTATCAGTTATCGATGACCTTTATACGAATTCTCCGGCAGCTGTCTTATCCGCGACCGCAGTGGCTGCCATATGGTCCGCTTCCAAGGGGATGCTCAGCATTGAACGAGGCTTAAACCGGGTATTTGGCCAGGAGAAAAAGCGAAACTATATCGTGACCAGGATCATCTGCGCTGTTTATACCATTATTTTTATGATTATCTGTCTCCTGACCCTTGTTCTGCTGGTCCTTGGAGGTACCATTCAGAGCTTTATGAACCACCACTTTCCGCTGCTGGCCGAGATCACCCAGTATGTCCTTACATTTCGTACCATGCTCGTTTTTATGATGACGATCTGCTTTGCTGTCCTTTATACTTATGTTCCGGAAAAAAAGCAGCATTTTTTAAGTCAGCTGCCCGGAGCCGCCTTTTGTACCTTGGGATGGATCGCTTCATCTTTTGCGTTTTCCATTTATTTTAATAATTTCGGCAATTACTCGGTCATGTACGGAAGCCTTACAGCCATTGTGCTGTTAATGCTGTGGATTTATGCCTGTATCTGCATCCTGTTTTATGGTGCTGAAATCAATTACTATTATTCATTAAACTGGAGGGAGCATATGCGCTCTTAA
- a CDS encoding CZB domain-containing protein — MEKEIRCPYILFKIAGSLYCINSKYISTIVQLPDYSTIPAAPANVTGMFKYRNEVIQMLDLRVTFGLKSISDECRDFEDMIDARKQDHVNWVKELERFINEGGSFHLAKDPHQCALGKWYDSFKTDNLTIINHLRKIEEPHEKLHLAADEADRCKKDCENCQREECLLKILKRVKEVSMPTILNLLDQTKELFRSTIYKEMVLILDGIRWGIVVDEIVSVEELETIAGRDQDPMVSHCSYINQVMESPKSEGLIFELNTKSLSAKLKELEAAY; from the coding sequence ATGGAAAAAGAGATCAGATGTCCGTATATTTTATTTAAAATTGCCGGTTCCCTCTATTGCATCAACAGTAAATACATATCAACCATTGTACAGCTGCCAGACTACAGCACAATACCGGCCGCTCCGGCCAATGTGACCGGAATGTTCAAATACCGGAACGAAGTCATTCAAATGCTTGACTTACGGGTTACTTTTGGATTAAAATCCATTTCCGATGAGTGCAGGGATTTTGAAGATATGATTGATGCCAGAAAACAGGACCATGTTAATTGGGTAAAGGAACTGGAGCGTTTTATTAATGAAGGCGGCTCCTTCCATCTGGCAAAAGATCCCCATCAGTGCGCTTTGGGAAAGTGGTATGACAGTTTTAAAACCGACAATCTTACCATCATCAATCATCTGCGCAAAATAGAAGAGCCTCATGAAAAGCTTCATCTGGCTGCCGATGAAGCAGACCGCTGCAAAAAGGACTGCGAAAACTGCCAGAGAGAGGAATGCCTCCTTAAAATTTTAAAGCGGGTAAAGGAAGTATCCATGCCGACCATACTCAACCTTTTGGACCAGACAAAGGAATTATTCCGTTCAACGATTTACAAAGAGATGGTTCTTATACTGGATGGCATCAGATGGGGAATCGTGGTTGACGAGATCGTTTCCGTTGAAGAACTTGAAACAATTGCAGGCAGGGATCAGGATCCCATGGTAAGCCATTGTTCCTATATCAATCAGGTAATGGAAAGTCCTAAAAGCGAAGGTCTTATCTTCGAGCTGAACACAAAGTCCTTATCAGCCAAATTAAAAGAATTGGAAGCTGCTTATTAA
- a CDS encoding NUDIX hydrolase — protein MIEATSCGGVVIFRGKILVLYKNYKNKYEGWVLPKGTVEAGEEYKETALREVKEETGVSASIIKYIGKSQYSFNTPQDMVEKDVHWYLMMADSYYSKPQREEYFIDSGYYKFHEAYHLLKFSNEKQILEKAYNEYLDLKKSNLWGNKKYF, from the coding sequence ATGATAGAAGCAACGAGTTGTGGCGGTGTGGTTATTTTTCGAGGTAAAATTCTGGTTTTATATAAGAATTACAAAAATAAGTATGAAGGTTGGGTTTTGCCAAAGGGAACAGTAGAAGCGGGTGAAGAGTATAAGGAGACGGCTCTCCGGGAAGTAAAGGAAGAGACAGGCGTAAGTGCGTCCATAATCAAATACATTGGAAAGAGCCAGTACTCTTTTAACACACCTCAGGATATGGTGGAGAAGGATGTGCACTGGTATCTTATGATGGCCGACAGCTATTACAGTAAACCACAGCGGGAAGAATATTTTATTGATTCAGGATATTACAAGTTCCATGAAGCGTATCATCTTCTGAAGTTTTCCAACGAAAAACAAATATTGGAAAAGGCCTACAATGAATATCTGGATTTAAAGAAGAGTAATTTGTGGGGCAATAAGAAGTATTTCTGA
- a CDS encoding carboxypeptidase M32 — MSKSYEILYSLLEKTMALQTSLVLFEWDNETLAPEGAGSYTSRVIGALSEEYYRVMTGEEMGKAIADCEEDKSLSDVERAIVKGAKEAREELVCIPSNEYRENAQLIAEAARIWSKAKKEEDFDSFAPTLEKVIGFKKKFASYRKKEGQKLYDVILDEFEKGFNMELLDEFFSRLKEEIVPLLKEIKENGKNIDDSFLSGGYPEEKQREMAHYLAEYVGFDFTKGVLSESAHPFTTNLHNHDVRITTSYREKMDNAMFSVIHEAGHGIYELGISDEITQTPVGQGTSMGMHESQSRFFENIIGRSQAFWTPLYGKLQELYSEELKGISIEQFMDAVNKVQPSFIRTEADELTYNLHIMIRYEIEKMIMEEDVDLKKLPEIWADKYEEYLGVRPENPSEGILQDIHWSQGLIGYFPSYALGNAFGAQLYYHMRKEMDFDELLISGKLDVIRDYLREHIHKFGKLKTSREILKDTTGEDFTPEYFIQYLKEKYYSLYELS, encoded by the coding sequence ATGAGCAAATCTTATGAGATTTTGTACTCTTTGCTTGAAAAGACTATGGCACTTCAAACTTCCCTCGTTCTTTTTGAATGGGATAATGAAACTCTTGCACCGGAAGGTGCCGGTTCCTACACTTCAAGGGTAATCGGTGCGCTCTCTGAGGAATATTACAGAGTTATGACAGGGGAAGAGATGGGAAAAGCCATTGCCGACTGCGAGGAAGATAAAAGCCTGTCTGATGTGGAGCGGGCCATTGTCAAGGGAGCAAAGGAAGCCAGAGAAGAACTGGTGTGTATTCCGTCAAATGAGTACCGGGAAAATGCCCAGCTCATAGCCGAGGCAGCCAGAATCTGGTCAAAGGCAAAAAAAGAGGAAGATTTTGATTCCTTTGCACCGACACTTGAAAAAGTAATCGGATTTAAAAAGAAGTTTGCTTCTTACCGGAAGAAGGAAGGCCAGAAGCTTTATGATGTTATATTGGATGAGTTTGAAAAAGGATTTAATATGGAGCTTTTGGATGAGTTTTTCAGCCGTCTGAAAGAAGAAATTGTTCCCCTTTTAAAAGAAATAAAGGAGAATGGAAAGAACATTGATGATTCCTTTTTATCAGGCGGATACCCTGAGGAAAAGCAAAGAGAGATGGCACACTATCTCGCGGAATATGTTGGTTTTGATTTTACAAAGGGTGTGCTTTCAGAAAGCGCCCACCCATTTACGACAAATCTCCATAATCACGATGTGAGAATTACGACCAGTTATCGTGAGAAGATGGATAACGCTATGTTCTCTGTGATCCATGAAGCCGGTCACGGAATTTATGAACTGGGAATCAGTGATGAGATCACCCAGACACCGGTAGGGCAGGGGACCTCCATGGGAATGCATGAATCCCAGTCCCGGTTTTTTGAGAATATCATCGGCCGCAGCCAGGCGTTCTGGACTCCTCTTTATGGAAAGCTTCAGGAACTTTATTCTGAAGAACTAAAGGGAATCTCCATTGAGCAGTTTATGGATGCAGTTAATAAGGTGCAGCCAAGCTTTATCCGTACAGAGGCCGATGAACTTACCTATAATCTTCATATTATGATCCGCTATGAAATTGAGAAAATGATTATGGAAGAAGATGTGGACTTAAAGAAGCTTCCGGAAATCTGGGCAGATAAATATGAAGAATATCTTGGAGTGCGACCGGAAAATCCATCAGAGGGAATCCTGCAGGACATCCACTGGTCTCAGGGGCTGATCGGCTATTTCCCTTCTTATGCCCTGGGTAATGCTTTTGGAGCGCAGTTATATTACCATATGAGAAAAGAAATGGATTTTGACGAGCTTCTTATAAGTGGAAAGCTTGATGTTATAAGAGATTATTTGAGAGAACATATCCACAAGTTTGGTAAGCTGAAAACCAGCCGTGAGATATTAAAAGATACTACTGGAGAGGATTTTACCCCGGAATATTTCATTCAGTACCTGAAAGAAAAGTATTACAGCCTGTATGAACTGTCATAA
- the cysK gene encoding cysteine synthase A, with the protein MENIKKSASELIGHTPLVEFSNYGKKHHVAAAIIAKLEYFNPAGSVKDRAALYMIQDAEKSGTLKPGATIIEPTSGNTGIGIASIAAMRGYRAILTMPETMSVERRNLLKAYGAEIVLTEGSKGMSGAIAKAKELQTEITGSIILGQFDNPSNSRAHYETTGPEIWEDTDGMIDVLIAGVGTGGTITGAGEYLKSKNPEIKVIAVEPAASPVLSGGNPGPHGIQGIGAGFVPSILNTDVYDEIIPVENGDAYETGKEIAQTEGILVGISSSAAVWAAREVAKRPEYAGKRIVVILPDTGDRYLSTPLFT; encoded by the coding sequence ATGGAAAATATCAAGAAAAGTGCATCAGAACTGATCGGCCATACACCCCTGGTAGAGTTCTCCAATTATGGAAAAAAGCACCATGTGGCGGCTGCCATTATAGCAAAGCTGGAATATTTTAATCCGGCCGGAAGTGTTAAGGACCGGGCGGCTCTCTATATGATTCAGGATGCAGAAAAGTCCGGCACTTTAAAGCCTGGCGCCACGATCATAGAACCAACTTCCGGCAATACGGGCATCGGTATTGCAAGCATAGCTGCTATGAGAGGATACAGAGCGATTCTTACCATGCCGGAGACCATGAGCGTGGAACGGCGTAATCTATTAAAGGCATATGGAGCGGAAATTGTATTGACAGAAGGGTCAAAGGGAATGTCCGGCGCCATTGCAAAGGCGAAAGAGCTGCAAACAGAAATAACCGGTTCCATTATTCTGGGACAGTTTGATAATCCGTCCAATTCCAGGGCTCATTATGAAACAACCGGCCCGGAAATATGGGAAGATACCGATGGTATGATCGATGTTCTTATAGCTGGTGTGGGAACCGGAGGTACCATTACCGGAGCAGGAGAATATTTAAAAAGCAAAAATCCAGAGATAAAGGTGATAGCAGTAGAACCTGCCGCATCGCCGGTTCTATCCGGCGGAAATCCTGGACCTCATGGAATTCAGGGAATCGGTGCCGGATTTGTCCCGTCAATCTTAAATACAGATGTTTACGATGAGATCATACCGGTGGAAAATGGAGATGCATACGAGACGGGAAAGGAAATCGCGCAAACAGAAGGGATTTTAGTGGGAATTTCTTCCTCTGCAGCCGTATGGGCAGCCAGGGAAGTTGCGAAACGTCCGGAATATGCCGGAAAAAGGATTGTAGTCATTCTTCCCGATACAGGGGACAGATACTTATCCACCCCTTTGTTTACCTGA
- a CDS encoding 5'-3' exonuclease produces the protein MSERKFVVVDGSSMLSTCYYAVLPREIMFAKSEEEKQKHYDRILHAKDGTYTNAIFGMLKMVVSLMKKQQPDHIAFVFDKTRDTFRRELYPDYKGTRGVTPEPLKSQFVLMEEILKDVGFQVLLSEQYEADDYAGSLVMKFRDEISMILLTKDHDYLQLVNDEYNVRAWMVQSRQEKAEELYKKYYSFYGVKKDEVNLPEKVFEYTSDTVLNEEGVRPEQIADLKGIQGDPSDNIPGVKGVSSAAPPLLREYGTVEEIYRSIHEAESDKKSLKALQDFWKNELGITRSPYKAMTKTSEEELCGEKAALLSKTLATMKTDIPIDMELEDFSAKAYQEEKVKKWLKSLDIKEASIFGTGK, from the coding sequence ATGTCTGAAAGAAAATTTGTAGTCGTTGACGGTTCCTCTATGCTGTCGACCTGTTATTACGCGGTTTTACCAAGGGAGATCATGTTTGCAAAGTCAGAGGAGGAGAAACAGAAGCATTATGATAGGATCCTCCATGCAAAGGATGGCACTTATACCAACGCTATTTTCGGTATGCTTAAGATGGTGGTCTCTTTGATGAAAAAGCAGCAGCCGGATCACATAGCCTTTGTATTTGACAAAACCAGGGATACATTTCGAAGAGAGCTGTACCCGGATTATAAAGGAACCCGGGGAGTGACTCCGGAGCCGTTAAAAAGCCAGTTTGTCCTGATGGAAGAGATCTTAAAAGACGTGGGCTTTCAGGTGCTTTTAAGTGAACAGTATGAAGCTGATGATTATGCCGGAAGCCTGGTTATGAAATTCCGGGATGAGATTTCTATGATCCTTCTGACAAAGGACCACGATTATCTCCAGCTGGTAAACGATGAATACAATGTCCGTGCGTGGATGGTTCAGTCACGGCAGGAGAAAGCGGAGGAGCTATACAAAAAATATTATTCTTTTTACGGTGTAAAAAAAGATGAGGTCAACCTTCCTGAAAAGGTTTTTGAATATACCTCTGACACGGTGCTGAATGAAGAGGGTGTACGGCCGGAGCAGATTGCAGATTTAAAGGGAATCCAGGGAGATCCTTCTGATAATATCCCGGGAGTAAAGGGAGTCAGCAGTGCGGCGCCTCCGCTTCTTCGGGAATACGGCACAGTGGAAGAGATATACCGTTCCATTCACGAGGCTGAGTCTGATAAAAAGAGCCTGAAAGCACTCCAGGATTTCTGGAAAAATGAATTGGGAATCACCCGTTCTCCTTATAAAGCGATGACAAAGACCAGTGAAGAAGAGTTGTGCGGGGAAAAGGCAGCCCTGCTTTCTAAAACCCTGGCGACCATGAAAACGGATATTCCTATTGATATGGAGCTTGAGGATTTTTCTGCAAAAGCCTATCAGGAGGAAAAAGTCAAAAAATGGCTTAAATCCCTTGATATAAAAGAAGCATCCATTTTTGGCACCGGAAAATGA